Proteins encoded by one window of Salarias fasciatus chromosome 1, fSalaFa1.1, whole genome shotgun sequence:
- the krtcap3 gene encoding keratinocyte-associated protein 3, producing MFSFDKDKGPGRLMKKGLTLILVGHISFILGAIVHGNVLRHITNLREHISTEYTVANIISVTSGLLSIATGIIAIVVSRNLHVIKLQIGLLITSFLNALISAACSVGLILTISITVAYNGQGLMRGCNDTEVPINARSPISSNCPFDTTRIYDTTLALWIPCAAFSAAEAGLSVWCFLVGLALRGLGPCGNRYIKEQLEEEAARSPHSQRLIVQPSSPED from the exons ATGTTCAGCTTCG ATAAGGACAAAGGGCCAGGGAGGCTGATGAAAAAAGGATTAACTCTCATCTTGGTCGGCCACATCAGCTTCATCCTGGGAGCCATTGTCCATGGCAACGTTCTCCGACACATTACCAATCTCAGAGAGCACATCTCTACTGAATACACTGTAGCGAACATCATCTCGGTCACCTCTGGTCTGCTG AGCATTGCCACGGGGATCATTGCCATTGTGGTATCCAGGAACCTCCATGTGATTAAACTG CAAATAGGGCTCCTGATCACTTCATTCCTGAATGCCTTAATATCAGCAGCCTGCAGCGTTGGGCTCATCTTGACCATCAGCATCACTGTGGCCTACAATGGGCAAGGTTTGATGAGGGGTTGCAACGACACAGAGGTGCCCATCAATGCTCGGTCACCGATCAGTTCCAACTGTCCGTTTGATACAACAAGAATCTAT GACACCACCCTGGCTCTGTGGATCCCCTGTGCTGCGTTCTCAGCGGCCGAGGCTGGACTGTCAGTGTGGTGCTTCCTCGTTGGGCTGGCTCTCAGAGGGCTGGGACCCTGTGGGAACCGCTACATCAAAGAgcag TTGGAGGAAGAGGCTGCGCGCTCCCCCCACAGCCAACGGCTGATTGTACAGCCCTCCAGTCCTGAAGATTAA